GCTCTCGATGGCGCACGCGTAGCGGGCGAGGGTCCGCCGCCGGCCGTCCCCGGTGAGGCGCCGTTCGGCGAGGGCGGCGATACGGGCCGCCAGTTCGCCGGCGTCGCGCGGCACCGGAGCGGCCGCGCCCGCCGACTCCAGTTCGGCCTGGTCGAGGTCGACCAGCCGCCGGACCAGCGCGGTCAGCAGCGCCTGCCGGGTGCGGTAGTAGGCGGAGGTGGTGCCGGACGGCAGACCGGCGGCCCGGTCCACTGCGCGGTGGGTCAGTCCTCGTGTCCCCATGTCGGCGAGCACGCCGATGGCGGCGTCGGCGAGGAGGGTGCGTCGATCGGTGGCCACACCCTATTTCTACACCTGTAGAGGGCCCGCGCCGGTGTGCAGTACGCTCCTTCTACATCTGTAGAAGCCCGGTGGGGCGGACGGAAAGGGGGCCTGGCATGGGCGACGCCACTGCGGTGGTGGTCGGGGGCGGCATCGGAGGGCTGGCCACCGCCATCGGCCTGCGGCTCATCGGCTGGGACGTCACGGTCCTGGAACGCGCCGCCACCCTCGCCGACGCCGGCGCGGGCATCTCCCTGCACGCGAACGGGCTGCGTGCCCTGGACGCCCTCGGCGTCGGCGCGGCCGTACGCGCGGCGGCCCGCCCGCAGTACACGGGAGGCACCCGCACCCCCACCGGCCGCCGGCTGGCCCGGATGGACGGAGCGGCCCTGGAGCGCGAGCTGGGCACGCCCATCGTCGGCATCCCCCGCGCCGTCCTCCACCGGCTGCTGCGCGAGGCACTGCCCGCCCGGTGCCTGCTGGTCGGCGCCGAGGCCACCGCCGCGAACCACGCCGCCCGCGACCGAGTCACCGTCACCACCGGCGACAAGGCGCTGGACGCGGACCTGGTCGTGGCGGCCGACGGGGTCAACAGCCGGCTGCGCGCCGGGCTCTTCCCCCGCCACCCCGGCCCCGCCTACAGCGGCTCGACCGTGCTGCGCGCCATCACCGAGCACCCCGTCGACCTGGCGGACGACTTCGCGCTGACCTGGGGCCGTGGCGCGGAGTTCGGCCACATCGCCTTCACCGACGGCCGCGCCGAATGGCACGCGGTCCTCACCTCACCGCCCGGCATACGGCACGCCGACCCCCTGCGCGCGCTGCGCCGCCGCTTCCACGACTGGCACGATCCGATCCCCGCCCTGCTCGGCGCGACCCGGCCCGAGGCCGTCCTCCACCACGACATGTACGAACTGGCCACCCCCCTGCCCGCGTTCGTCTCCGGCCGGATCGCCCTCCTCGGCGACGCGGCCCACGCGATGACCCCGAACCTGGGCCAGGGCGCCTGCCAGGCCCTGGAGGACGCCGTCACCCTGACCGCCGCGCTCGCCACCGAACCCGCCGTCGACGCGGCACTGGCCCGCTACGACGCCGAACGCCGCCCCCGCAGCCAGTCCGTGGCACGCGCCGCCCGCCGGGCGGGCCGCCTGGGCCAGCAGCTCGCCCACCCGGCGGCCGTCGCGCTGCGCAACACGGCCATGCGGCTGGCCCCCTCCGGGGCGACGCTGCGGACCATCCTGCGACACGCGGCCTGGACGCCACCGGCCTTCGACCGGCCGCTGACCGGGCACTGACCAGCCACCGACCGGCCACCGACCGGCCCCGACCGGCCGACAGGGACGGGTCACGACCGACGGGCCCCCGGAACGGACCGAGGCGACCGCCCGGCGACACGCTTGTCCGTCTCCGGGCACCGCACTAGCGTGCCGACGTGGACCTCTTCTCACACTCATGGGCGGCGCTGCGCGGGGCCGTCGCGGAACTCGCGGACGAGGACTTCGCACAGCCGTCGGGCTGCGCCGGGTGGCTGGTCCGGGACCTGGTGTGCCATCTGGTCATCGACGCGCAGGACGTCCTGATCACCCTCGTCACCCCCACCACGAGGGAGCCGACCCGCGACGCCGTGACCTACTGGGAGGTCACCCGCACACCGCCCTCCGGTGCGGACCCGCTCGACGCGCTGACGGTCCGGCTGGCCGCCGCCTACCAGGATCCGGGCCTGCTCACCTTCCACCTCGACGACGTCGGTTCCGCCGCCGGCCGCGCCGCCGAACTCGCCGATCCGGCCCTCCGGGTGGAGACCCGCGGCCAGGCCCTCACCGCGGGCGACTACCTCGGCGCGTACGTCCTGGAGTGGACACTGCACCACCTCGACCTGACCGCACACCTCCCGCACGTCGCGGGGCCGCCCGCGGAAGGGCTCGCCCGGTCCCGGGAGATGCTGGAGAGGATCGCCGGAACCGGCTTCCCCGCGGCCTTCTCCGACACGACGGCACTGCTGGTCGGCACCGGGCGCCGCGCGGCGACCGAGACGGAGCGGGCCGAACTGGGCGAGACAGCCGGGAGACTCCCGCTCGTCCTCGGGTGACGGCCCGGCCGCCGTTCCCGCCCGCCCCGGCGCAGCCCCCGGAGGCTCCCCACCCCGCGAAGACCTGGATGCCCCGGGCGGCAGTGAGCGACGCCCCTAGGACGACTCGCGCACCACCAGCTCGGTGGGAAGCGTCAGTCGCTGGGCGGAGCGGCCGGCTCCGGTGATCTCGTCGAGGAGGATCCGCGCCATCGTCCGGCCGAGTTCCTCCACGGGCTGGCGGACCGTGGTCAGCGGCGGGTTCGTGTGGCGGGCGAGCACGGAGTCCTCGAAACCGACGACGGCGACGTCGTCCGGCACCCGCCGTCCCTGGCGGCGCAGTTCGGCCAGGGCGCTGACGGCCATGAGGTCGGACGCGGCGAACACGGCGTCGAGATCCGGCGCACGTTCAAGAAGCGAACGCATCGCGCGGCGTCCGCCCTCCTCGGTGAAGTCGCCCACCTCGACGAGGGATTCGTCGGCGGGGACCCCGGCCTCGCGGTGGGCGTCGTGCCAGCCGGCGAGCCGGCTGCGGCCGACGTCCATGTCGAGCGGCCCGGCGACGGTGGCGATCCGCCGCCGGCCGCGCTCCAGCAGATGCCGGACCGCGGCGGCGGCGCCCCCGGCGTTGTCGGAGGTGACGTGACTCAGCCGCTCCCGCTCGTCCCGCCGCCCGGCCAGGACCGTGGGCAGACCCAACTCCTCCAGCAGACCGGGGAGTTGGTCGTGGGCGTGGACCGAGACCAGCAGGACGCCGTCGACCCGGCGGGTCGCGACGGACGCGGTGAGCTGGTCCCGTTCGGCCCGGTCGCGCACCAGCATCAGCTGGAGCTGGGTCCGGGTCTCGAAGAGCGCGCCGCTCACGCCGCGGATGAGCGCGGCGAAGAAGGGTTCCGAGCCGAGCCGGCTCTCCGACTCCGGGATGACCAGGGCGACCGCGTTGGTGCGGTTGGTGACGAGCCCGCGGGCCACCGAGTTGGGAACGTAGTTCAGCTCCTTGATCGCCGCCAGGACCCGGGCGCGCGCGTCGGCGCTGACGAGTTCGGAGCCGTTGATGACGCGGGAGACCGTGGTCCTTCCCACCCCGGCGTGGGCGGC
Above is a genomic segment from Streptomyces glaucescens containing:
- a CDS encoding FAD-dependent monooxygenase — its product is MGDATAVVVGGGIGGLATAIGLRLIGWDVTVLERAATLADAGAGISLHANGLRALDALGVGAAVRAAARPQYTGGTRTPTGRRLARMDGAALERELGTPIVGIPRAVLHRLLREALPARCLLVGAEATAANHAARDRVTVTTGDKALDADLVVAADGVNSRLRAGLFPRHPGPAYSGSTVLRAITEHPVDLADDFALTWGRGAEFGHIAFTDGRAEWHAVLTSPPGIRHADPLRALRRRFHDWHDPIPALLGATRPEAVLHHDMYELATPLPAFVSGRIALLGDAAHAMTPNLGQGACQALEDAVTLTAALATEPAVDAALARYDAERRPRSQSVARAARRAGRLGQQLAHPAAVALRNTAMRLAPSGATLRTILRHAAWTPPAFDRPLTGH
- a CDS encoding LacI family DNA-binding transcriptional regulator; protein product: MPGNRRPTIKTVAAHAGVGRTTVSRVINGSELVSADARARVLAAIKELNYVPNSVARGLVTNRTNAVALVIPESESRLGSEPFFAALIRGVSGALFETRTQLQLMLVRDRAERDQLTASVATRRVDGVLLVSVHAHDQLPGLLEELGLPTVLAGRRDERERLSHVTSDNAGGAAAAVRHLLERGRRRIATVAGPLDMDVGRSRLAGWHDAHREAGVPADESLVEVGDFTEEGGRRAMRSLLERAPDLDAVFAASDLMAVSALAELRRQGRRVPDDVAVVGFEDSVLARHTNPPLTTVRQPVEELGRTMARILLDEITGAGRSAQRLTLPTELVVRESS
- a CDS encoding TetR/AcrR family transcriptional regulator yields the protein MATDRRTLLADAAIGVLADMGTRGLTHRAVDRAAGLPSGTTSAYYRTRQALLTALVRRLVDLDQAELESAGAAAPVPRDAGELAARIAALAERRLTGDGRRRTLARYACAIESVRHPELRDILVPRENAARAAVHDFLAARGVAHPEERTVTLLTCVDGLVFDRLVNGGEVGEREVLGLVAAALR
- a CDS encoding maleylpyruvate isomerase N-terminal domain-containing protein, which codes for MDLFSHSWAALRGAVAELADEDFAQPSGCAGWLVRDLVCHLVIDAQDVLITLVTPTTREPTRDAVTYWEVTRTPPSGADPLDALTVRLAAAYQDPGLLTFHLDDVGSAAGRAAELADPALRVETRGQALTAGDYLGAYVLEWTLHHLDLTAHLPHVAGPPAEGLARSREMLERIAGTGFPAAFSDTTALLVGTGRRAATETERAELGETAGRLPLVLG